A window of the Pyrodictium abyssi genome harbors these coding sequences:
- a CDS encoding YraN family protein, giving the protein MATSFELGDEVRRQIEWLREQGPLAQSIATVLSAILKALTSINAHLEEMVARQRDFDEALQGLRERTGSIEEQIGEIRSRLGSVELTMGAVAEAMLSRLALESIREEGYHVARFARNYRVDEEDIDLLVWAVKNGEESLFVVEVKTRPKHGDVGSLLAKTELVQAKLAHPRVKPVLAAVYLGREVEAYARKKNVMVIRL; this is encoded by the coding sequence ATGGCTACAAGTTTTGAGCTTGGCGACGAGGTTCGTAGGCAGATAGAGTGGCTGAGAGAGCAGGGTCCTCTCGCCCAGTCTATCGCCACGGTATTATCGGCCATACTTAAGGCGCTGACATCTATAAATGCCCACTTAGAGGAAATGGTGGCCCGCCAGAGGGATTTTGATGAGGCTCTTCAGGGTCTCCGGGAAAGGACCGGCTCTATTGAGGAGCAGATAGGTGAGATAAGGTCTAGGCTTGGCTCCGTAGAGCTGACCATGGGGGCTGTAGCGGAGGCTATGCTTTCAAGGCTCGCGCTAGAGTCGATCAGGGAGGAGGGGTATCATGTGGCCAGGTTTGCCAGAAACTATAGGGTTGATGAGGAGGATATAGACCTGCTCGTATGGGCTGTGAAGAATGGTGAAGAGTCTCTATTCGTTGTAGAAGTGAAGACTAGGCCGAAGCACGGAGACGTAGGGAGCCTATTGGCGAAGACCGAGCTTGTACAAGCAAAGCTAGCGCACCCCCGCGTGAAACCAGTATTAGCAGCTGTCTACCTCGGCAGGGAGGTAGAAGCCTATGCGAGGAAGAAGAATGTCATGGTGATAAGGCTCTAG
- a CDS encoding ADP-ribosylglycohydrolase family protein — protein sequence MPLLEPVGSLARVFHDVLLATALGEAVGLPVAMTGAADAPGILVDGLYAYGSVTEMTLLLAESIAENCGFNPKGYAEALAKLADVENPLRLYHPATAAAITGIRRGEPWWKARMQPLQDGPRLDAAARAAPVALFYRSQRVAASMAEAQALVTHSSSHDVEAARLYVIALHQTLYRLDPGQLPLVLEDEAQDPLLREIAARLQDLAEEPPGRAARLLAPLPGGEPHPLAAALYAYMRSHRDPLRAARAAAAMARGSADTAAAMAAALAAAYSGLQGVDQAVLGRLEARDWAREAAEKLYRATVMCHREEPRV from the coding sequence ATGCCGCTTCTAGAGCCTGTTGGCAGCCTGGCCAGGGTCTTCCACGACGTGCTCCTAGCCACAGCTCTGGGCGAGGCTGTAGGCCTCCCAGTGGCCATGACGGGGGCTGCCGACGCCCCGGGTATACTGGTTGACGGGCTCTACGCCTACGGCAGCGTCACCGAGATGACGCTCCTCCTAGCCGAGAGCATCGCCGAGAACTGCGGCTTCAACCCAAAAGGCTACGCTGAGGCCCTCGCCAAGCTAGCCGACGTGGAGAACCCGCTCCGCCTCTACCACCCAGCTACAGCGGCCGCGATAACGGGTATACGCCGCGGCGAGCCCTGGTGGAAGGCCCGTATGCAGCCACTCCAGGACGGGCCGCGGCTCGACGCTGCTGCCCGGGCCGCCCCCGTGGCGCTCTTCTACCGCTCGCAGCGCGTAGCAGCCTCCATGGCCGAGGCCCAGGCCCTAGTGACGCACAGTAGTAGCCACGACGTGGAGGCGGCCAGGCTCTACGTGATAGCCCTGCACCAGACCCTCTACCGGCTAGACCCCGGCCAGCTCCCCTTAGTCCTCGAGGACGAGGCCCAGGACCCCCTGCTCCGCGAGATCGCCGCCAGGCTACAGGACCTAGCCGAGGAGCCGCCTGGCCGCGCCGCCCGGCTCCTAGCCCCGCTGCCTGGGGGCGAGCCCCACCCTCTCGCAGCTGCGCTCTACGCCTACATGAGGAGCCACCGGGACCCCCTGAGGGCCGCCCGGGCAGCAGCAGCCATGGCCCGGGGCTCGGCCGACACAGCAGCAGCCATGGCCGCTGCCCTGGCAGCAGCCTACAGCGGCCTCCAAGGGGTAGACCAGGCAGTGCTAGGCAGGCTAGAAGCCCGCGACTGGGCCCGCGAGGCGGCCGAGAAGCTGTACCGCGCCACAGTGATGTGCCACCGGGAGGAGCCCCGCGTATAA
- a CDS encoding ArsR/SmtB family transcription factor, with the protein MLPFSSYHYARWRRLCRELEELARVLDALSHPLRLRIVALLWSRGELYLAEIASALGVSRALAKIHLKKLESAGLVESRVAVEEHRAVARRFYRLKWRGEICVSPEQVARMLKSCGGGGVDGAEGDGKGDDMED; encoded by the coding sequence TTGCTACCTTTCAGTAGTTATCACTATGCTCGGTGGAGACGACTGTGCAGGGAGCTAGAGGAGCTAGCACGCGTCCTCGACGCTTTGTCGCACCCGCTGCGGCTGCGTATCGTGGCGCTGCTCTGGAGCCGTGGGGAGCTCTACCTCGCGGAGATAGCGTCGGCGCTCGGCGTGTCGAGGGCCCTGGCGAAGATACACCTCAAGAAGCTGGAGTCTGCTGGGCTCGTAGAGTCGAGGGTGGCAGTGGAGGAGCACAGGGCGGTAGCGCGGCGGTTCTATAGGCTCAAATGGCGTGGGGAGATATGTGTCTCTCCGGAGCAGGTAGCCCGCATGCTCAAGTCATGTGGGGGTGGCGGTGTTGACGGAGCTGAGGGAGACGGTAAGGGAGATGATATGGAAGACTGA
- a CDS encoding ATP-binding protein, producing MDCGFRVALPPLGSVCFVDRGLEFERLWGLLGRGAGVPLLVYGPEGCGKSTLLRYLAWRASRDGAVAVYIDALSGGDPEEAVYPLTAALREIVDEVAGAAGGAAGRVLAGRIGALVARIVERLEASGRRVLLVVDDVYQAIGVEEASAYTKRLYELIHRLYEAGAGSVLVVAATSEGVSRRILARHSYVLPQMLWNLGRSGLQELVSQVDAPLPPETLWRLTGGNPRALSQLATLGWDVDSWLGLLAVERIRPLLDSIGRERLKRLVEDPDSDPEAASILEEHNLMIRLSREASLGEAPEPDTELGIGRDWAWQLPALRLAAEKLLTRTKGREGL from the coding sequence GTGGACTGTGGCTTCAGGGTAGCGCTGCCGCCTCTCGGCAGCGTCTGCTTCGTCGACCGTGGCCTAGAGTTTGAGAGGCTCTGGGGCCTACTTGGCCGCGGTGCTGGGGTCCCGCTCCTAGTGTACGGCCCCGAAGGCTGTGGCAAGTCCACGCTGCTACGCTACCTCGCCTGGCGGGCCTCCCGTGACGGCGCTGTAGCGGTCTATATAGATGCGCTCAGCGGCGGCGATCCCGAGGAGGCAGTCTACCCCCTAACGGCTGCACTACGCGAGATAGTCGACGAGGTAGCTGGCGCTGCTGGGGGAGCTGCTGGCCGGGTTCTCGCTGGGCGTATAGGCGCCCTGGTTGCGAGGATTGTCGAGCGCCTCGAGGCTAGTGGTAGGCGCGTACTCCTGGTGGTCGACGATGTCTACCAGGCTATAGGCGTCGAGGAGGCCAGCGCGTACACGAAGAGGCTCTACGAGCTAATCCACCGCCTCTACGAGGCTGGGGCGGGCTCCGTGCTCGTAGTCGCCGCGACGTCCGAGGGCGTGTCGAGGAGAATTCTAGCCCGGCATAGCTATGTGCTTCCGCAGATGCTCTGGAACCTGGGCCGTAGCGGGCTCCAGGAGCTGGTAAGCCAGGTCGACGCGCCCCTCCCGCCGGAGACCCTTTGGCGGCTCACCGGCGGTAATCCCCGCGCCCTATCCCAGCTGGCGACGCTCGGCTGGGACGTCGACTCGTGGCTCGGCCTACTGGCTGTGGAGAGGATAAGGCCTCTGTTGGACAGTATAGGCAGGGAGAGGCTAAAACGCCTAGTCGAGGACCCTGACTCCGACCCCGAGGCGGCAAGCATACTCGAGGAGCATAACCTGATGATCCGCCTGTCGCGGGAGGCGAGCCTCGGCGAGGCGCCGGAGCCGGACACGGAGCTAGGGATAGGCAGGGACTGGGCCTGGCAGCTACCAGCCCTCCGCCTAGCAGCCGAGAAGCTGCTCACACGTACAAAGGGCCGGGAAGGCTTGTGA